A part of Streptomyces sp. NBC_01451 genomic DNA contains:
- a CDS encoding TetR/AcrR family transcriptional regulator: protein MSGRRVRAEQIEATRGAILDAAERLFAELGVHTVSNRQIAIAAEQGNTGAVGYHFGTKADLVRAIAHRHMAAIEEIRDRMTVETGDLTSTRHWAANMVRPITEHLASLGVPTWFARFNAQVSADPGLFEIVTQDSLLLSMTQELKNALDRLLPDVAPEVIAVRVLMTRHLLVQMCVETERALAEGSSLARLNWNDTADDLIDVIVALLEAPAR from the coding sequence GTGTCCGGCAGGAGGGTGCGTGCGGAGCAGATCGAGGCGACCCGGGGGGCCATCCTGGACGCGGCGGAGCGGTTGTTCGCCGAGCTCGGCGTGCACACGGTCTCCAACCGTCAGATCGCCATCGCCGCGGAGCAGGGCAATACCGGTGCCGTCGGCTACCACTTCGGCACGAAAGCCGACCTGGTCCGCGCCATCGCCCACCGGCACATGGCCGCCATCGAGGAGATCCGCGACCGCATGACGGTCGAGACCGGCGACCTCACCAGCACTCGGCACTGGGCGGCGAACATGGTGCGACCGATCACCGAGCACCTGGCCAGCCTGGGGGTACCCACGTGGTTCGCCCGGTTCAATGCCCAGGTGTCGGCCGATCCCGGCCTGTTCGAGATCGTGACCCAGGACTCCCTGCTGCTTTCGATGACGCAGGAGCTGAAGAATGCCCTCGACCGGCTCCTCCCCGATGTGGCGCCTGAGGTCATCGCCGTACGCGTGCTCATGACGCGGCATCTGCTGGTGCAGATGTGCGTCGAGACGGAACGGGCCCTTGCGGAGGGCTCCAGCCTGGCCCGCCTCAACTGGAACGACACAGCGGACGACCTGATCGACGTGATCGTCGCACTGCTGGAGGCGCCCGCACGCTGA
- a CDS encoding glycoside hydrolase family 30 beta sandwich domain-containing protein: MTQDRNEPVSSEWRSPSRRTVLATLGTLPVLTATTPTARASEAAATTAAASAVIDPSARRQTIRGFGGMTHTAWIGDLTAAQRDTAFGTGEGRLGLSVLRIPVPENQADWSRDLATAKRATELGATVFASPWNPPASMVETFVRGTETDAKRLRYTMYGAYAQHLNDFNTFMRNNGVNLYGISVQNEPDYAQDWTWWTPAEMLRFLRENAGSIGTRVIAPESFQYRKNISDPILNDSTALANVDIIGTHLYGTALADFPYPLFKTKGVGKELWMTEVYYPNSSDSADLWPQALDVGEHVHHAMVDAEFQAYIWWYIRRSYGPLREDGQLSKRGASMAHFARFVRPGYARIEATANPASNLYVSAYLGGTSTVVVVALNKGTTSVSQQFTLANGTVSSVSSWLTDASRNVAPQGTTGVSNGSFTSTLPARSVTTFVTGVTVI, from the coding sequence ATGACGCAGGATCGGAACGAACCCGTGAGCAGCGAGTGGAGATCGCCGAGCCGGAGAACCGTCCTGGCAACCTTAGGCACCCTGCCGGTCCTCACGGCCACGACACCGACCGCCAGGGCTTCGGAAGCCGCAGCCACGACGGCTGCCGCCTCGGCGGTCATCGACCCGTCGGCGCGGCGGCAGACGATTCGGGGCTTCGGCGGGATGACCCACACGGCCTGGATAGGCGACCTGACAGCCGCCCAGCGGGACACGGCGTTCGGCACCGGTGAGGGCCGCCTGGGACTCTCCGTGCTGAGGATCCCCGTTCCCGAGAACCAGGCGGACTGGAGCCGTGACCTGGCGACGGCAAAGCGCGCGACCGAGCTCGGGGCGACCGTCTTCGCCTCGCCGTGGAATCCGCCCGCTTCCATGGTCGAGACCTTCGTCCGCGGCACTGAGACGGACGCGAAACGCCTCAGGTACACCATGTACGGCGCCTATGCCCAACACCTCAACGACTTCAACACGTTCATGCGGAACAACGGGGTGAACCTGTACGGCATATCCGTGCAGAACGAGCCCGACTACGCTCAGGACTGGACGTGGTGGACTCCCGCCGAAATGCTCCGTTTCCTGCGGGAGAATGCCGGCTCGATCGGCACCAGGGTCATCGCGCCCGAGTCCTTCCAGTACCGGAAGAACATTTCGGACCCGATCCTCAACGACTCCACGGCGCTCGCCAACGTGGACATCATCGGGACCCACCTCTACGGCACGGCGCTCGCGGACTTCCCCTATCCCCTCTTCAAGACAAAGGGCGTGGGCAAAGAACTCTGGATGACCGAGGTCTACTACCCCAACAGCAGCGATTCGGCGGACCTCTGGCCACAAGCGCTCGACGTGGGGGAGCACGTCCACCACGCCATGGTGGACGCCGAGTTCCAGGCGTACATCTGGTGGTACATCCGGCGCAGCTACGGCCCTCTGCGGGAGGACGGGCAGCTCAGCAAGCGCGGCGCCAGCATGGCGCACTTCGCCAGGTTCGTCCGCCCCGGATACGCGCGGATCGAGGCGACGGCCAACCCCGCGTCGAACCTCTACGTCTCGGCATATCTGGGCGGTACGTCCACGGTCGTCGTCGTTGCCCTCAACAAGGGGACCACTTCGGTGAGCCAGCAGTTCACCCTGGCGAACGGCACAGTGTCCAGCGTCTCGTCCTGGCTGACCGACGCGAGCCGGAACGTCGCGCCCCAGGGCACGACCGGCGTGTCTAACGGGTCCTTCACCTCCACGCTTCCCGCTCGAAGCGTGACGACCTTCGTGACCGGCGTGACCGTGATCTAG
- a CDS encoding MFS transporter, with product MPDLLAQPANSGKSLPPNPNVITAVLAFAGIVIAATQTLVIPIVPKLPTLLHASASDATWAVTATLLAASVATPIAGRLGDMYGKRRMLVLSTALLLAGSVLCAVSDSLPPMVVGRALQGLSAGVVPLGLSLMRDELPAEKLTTATAVMSASIGVGAALGLPLAAVIADNFDWHALFWTSFSLGAIGLALVLLVVPESEVRTGGRFDLVGGAGLAAGLVCLMLAISKGGDWEWSSSTTLGLFTTAVVVLALWGLFELRVSQPLVDLRTTARRQVLLTNIASITFGFSMFATSLVMPQLLQMPTQTGYGLGRSMLTAGLVLAPQGLMLILIASASAAITKTRGPKTTLMIGAVIVACGYGLSLVMMSEVWQLIVISCIIGAGIGFAYGAMPALIMDAVDTSDTAAANSLNTLMRAIGSSVASAVAGVVLTGMTTDFVGQALPSENGFKLVMAIGGAAALVSLAVAAFIPRRSQPITVEPTRHSITGSAVPMNGTVPKT from the coding sequence ATGCCCGATCTCCTCGCCCAGCCCGCCAACAGCGGGAAGTCGCTTCCGCCGAACCCCAACGTCATTACGGCGGTGCTGGCCTTCGCCGGGATCGTGATCGCAGCGACGCAGACCCTGGTGATCCCGATCGTCCCCAAGCTGCCGACACTGCTGCACGCCTCAGCCTCGGACGCCACCTGGGCGGTCACCGCCACTCTGCTGGCCGCCTCGGTCGCCACCCCGATTGCGGGCCGCCTCGGCGACATGTACGGCAAACGCCGCATGCTGGTGCTCAGCACCGCCCTGCTGCTGGCCGGCTCCGTACTGTGCGCGGTCTCCGACTCCCTGCCCCCCATGGTCGTCGGGCGCGCGCTGCAGGGCCTGTCGGCCGGCGTCGTGCCGCTGGGCCTCAGCCTCATGCGCGACGAACTGCCGGCGGAGAAGCTCACCACCGCCACCGCCGTCATGAGCGCCTCGATCGGCGTCGGCGCCGCGCTCGGACTGCCGCTCGCCGCCGTCATCGCCGACAACTTCGACTGGCACGCTCTGTTCTGGACCTCGTTCAGCCTGGGAGCCATCGGGCTCGCCCTCGTCCTGCTGGTCGTCCCGGAGTCAGAGGTCCGCACCGGCGGACGGTTCGACCTGGTGGGTGGCGCCGGCCTCGCGGCCGGACTCGTCTGTCTGATGCTGGCGATCTCCAAGGGAGGTGACTGGGAGTGGAGCAGCAGCACCACGCTCGGCCTGTTCACCACCGCCGTGGTCGTCCTGGCCCTGTGGGGCTTGTTCGAACTGCGCGTCAGTCAGCCGCTGGTCGACCTGCGTACCACCGCCCGCCGCCAGGTCCTGCTGACCAACATCGCCTCGATCACCTTCGGCTTCTCGATGTTCGCCACTTCCCTGGTCATGCCTCAGCTGCTACAGATGCCGACCCAGACGGGGTACGGCCTGGGCCGGTCCATGCTGACCGCGGGCCTGGTCCTGGCTCCCCAGGGTCTGATGCTGATCCTCATCGCATCGGCGTCCGCGGCCATCACCAAGACCCGGGGCCCGAAGACCACGCTGATGATCGGTGCCGTGATCGTCGCCTGCGGCTACGGCCTGAGTCTCGTCATGATGTCCGAGGTCTGGCAGCTCATCGTCATCTCCTGCATCATCGGCGCTGGCATCGGCTTCGCCTACGGAGCGATGCCCGCGCTCATCATGGACGCCGTCGACACGTCCGACACGGCCGCCGCCAACAGCCTCAACACCTTGATGCGGGCCATCGGTTCGTCTGTCGCCAGCGCCGTCGCCGGCGTCGTCCTCACCGGCATGACGACCGACTTCGTCGGCCAGGCACTGCCCTCCGAGAACGGCTTCAAGCTGGTCATGGCCATCGGCGGCGCAGCCGCCCTGGTCTCCCTGGCCGTCGCCGCCTTCATCCCGCGTCGCTCGCAACCCATCACCGTGGAGCCGACCCGGCACAGCATCACAGGCTCGGCCGTTCCGATGAACGGTACCGTTCCCAAGACGTGA